From Megalobrama amblycephala isolate DHTTF-2021 linkage group LG24, ASM1881202v1, whole genome shotgun sequence, the proteins below share one genomic window:
- the LOC125260787 gene encoding leucine-rich repeat-containing G-protein coupled receptor 6, whose protein sequence is MPFMCSLADDLDLEEFQLAIEESKLQTSIQCTPIPGPFKPCDNLFDSWVVRLGMWLISLVSLMGNSLLLLTVFASPSYLSPVKFIIGTISGANLLTGLCTGTLALVDARTFGEFALHGAQWEMGAGCQTTGFLSILASEGSILFLTLAAVQCSVSVSCARAYGKSPSLGSVRAASVACLALSLAVAALPLIGVGEYGATPLCTPSPLPDGEPSTLGFMVALIMMNSLCFLVITGTYIKLYWDLMKGDFDSIWDCAMIKHVAWLIFTNCLLYCPVAFLTFSSLLGLFPVSEEVVKSVVLILLPLPASINPLLYLLFNPHFREDARLLFSRAHHHHDCNLDSFISVDTEKSSYDSTQALVSIAAEADAVFESSSAPNPETVTRFSSPPSVPLIPCQMQMKPSTKRESVGENLVRSTPGLLAKEQEHFRSSGLETHNGTFFSGVYHSPLLSAHS, encoded by the exons ATGCCTTTCATGTGTTCGCTTGCAGATGACCTTGACTTAGAGGAATTCCAGTTAGCTATTGAAGAGTCCAAACTACAAACCAGCATACAGTGTACCCCTATCCCAG GTCCATTTAAACCATGTGATAACCTGTTTGACAGTTGGGTGGTACGGCTTGGCATGTGGCTCATCTCTTTGGTctcactgatgggaaacagcCTTCTCCTCTTGACTGTCTTTGCATCCCCCAGCTATCTCTCCCCAGTTAAGTTCATCATCGGCACCATCAGTGGCGCCAACCTGCTTACGGGCCTGTGTACCGGCACCTTGGCATTGGTTGATGCCCGGACATTTGGAGAGTTCGCCCTGCACGGAGCTCAATGGGAAATGGGTGCAGGTTGCCAAACAACAGGCTTTCTTTCAATTCTAGCCTCAGAGGGCTCCATACTCTTCCTGACTTTGGCTGCAGTGCAGTGCAGCGTGTCCGTGTCGTGTGCTCGCGCCTACGGAAAGTCGCCCTCCCTGGGAAGCGTGCGAGCTGCCTCAGTGGCGTGCTTGGCACTTTCGTTGGCAGTCGCCGCTTTGCCGCTGATTGGGGTCGGGGAGTACGGGGCCACTCCACTCTGCACGCCATCACCCCTGCCGGATGGCGAACCTTCCACGCTGGGTTTTATGGTTGCTCTGATAATGATGAACTCCCTGTGTTTCTTGGTGATCACCGGGACTTACATCAAACTATACTGGGACCTGATGAAGGGTGACTTCGACAGCATTTGGGATTGTGCCATGATCAAGCATGTGGCTTGGCTCATCTTTACCAACTGCCTGCTCTACTGCCCCGTAGCCTTCCTCACCTTCTCCTCCCTTCTGGGACTCTTTCCTGTGAGTGAGGAGGTTGTCAAATCAGTCGTCCTGATTCTTCTGCCTCTTCCTGCAAGCATCAACCCCTTGCTCTACCTCCTCTTCAATCCACACTTCCGCGAAGATGCACGTCTCCTTTTTAGCAGAGCTCACCACCATCATGACTGCAACCTGGATTCCTTCATCTCAGTTGACACAGAGAAAAGCTCATATGACTCCACTCAAGCCCTGGTGTCCATTGCTGCTGAAGCAGATGCAGTGTTCGAGAGTTCATCAGCACCAAACCCAGAGACAGTCACCCGGTTTTCCAGCCCACCCTCAGTGCCTCTCATCCCATGCCAGATGCAGATGAAACCCTCAACAAAGAGGGAGAGCGTTGGAGAGAACCTAGTCAGGTCAACACCAGGACTCCTCGCCAAAGAGCAGGAGCATTTTAGGAGCAGTGGACTGGAAACTCATAATGGCACCTTCTTTTCTGGAGTCTACCACTCCCCACTTCTCTCAGCTCATTCTTAA